The DNA region GCGCCGACGGGAGAATCTCTGCCTGCTCCAGCCCCGGATAACGGTACCAGGTGTCGATGATGGCACCGGCGATGCGTTCGTTGCGCAGGGCGTCGTATAGAGCTTTTTCGTCGATCGTCGGCCCGCGACCGACATTGAGAATAACGGCACTTTGCCGCATCGAAGCGAATGCCTCCGCTCCGACGATGCCCTGCGTCTCGGGCGTCAAGGGAACGGAGACGACAATGAAGTCCGCCGTCCCCCAGAACTCGGTCAGATCGTCGAGCGTGAAAGAGCGATCGACCAACTGGGAGGTGATCGGGCTGCGGTTGGCGACATGGACATTCATCTCGAATGCCTTGGCACGGGCAGCGATCGCCTTGCCGATATGCCCGAACCCGAGGAGTCCGATCGTCTTTCCGGCAATCTCCTCATGGGCCCGCTCGGGCGCCCCCGCCCAATAGGCCCAATCGCGGTTGCGCAAGCGGCGGTCGGCATCGATCAGCGGGACATGGCGGCTAAGAAGCGCCGCCATGACATATTCGGCGATCGCCTGCTCGTGTCCGAAGCAGTTGCAGACGACGGCGGACGGCGGAAGGGCGGCGAAGTCCACGGCGTCGTAGCCGGCTCCCGGAACATGAAACAGTCGCAGGCGCTCCGGATGGGGCAGGCTTGCGTCGTATTTCGTCCCGACGACGACATTCGCCGCCGCATAGGTCTTCCGGTCGGCGGCGCTCGCCAGAACGTCGGAGAGGACGATCACATCCGCCGGAAGATCGAGGAGATCCGAAAAGCCGCCGCTGAACGAGGCCGCATTCTCTCCGTGGAAGACGATGACCATCGGATATCCTCAGGCTGCGGAATCATGGGTTGGGCGGAATCGCGGGTTAGGCGGAATCACGGGTTAGGCGGAATCACGGGTTAGGAACGAGCAGCTCGAGGCTGCAATCGAGAAGGGCAGGATCGATCTCGCGCTCCATCACGTCGAACATGGTGTCGACGAAATCCATGAGGGCGTCCGACGCGGCCATCGCCCGGTCGATATGGCGATTGGCGACCGCATTGAGCACTGCGAGATGGCAGTCGATGGTCATGTGCAGGCTGGCGCCGCTCTTCACCTGGCTGTGGTGAATCCAGCCGATCCGACGGAAGATCGTATGCAGGGGCCGCATCGTGTGCTCGAGGAAGGGTTCGCCGGCGGCGGCCAGAATGTATCTGTCGAGGCGCCGGTCGAACACGTTGAATTCGCCGACTGTCATGCTCGCCCGCTGCTCGCGGAGCAGACGTTCGAGGTGCAGGAACTGATTGCGGTGGGACGGACCTGACCGCTCGGCAGCCAGGCGGACGACAAATCGCTCGATGTCTCGCCTCAGGCGCAGCAGCACACGCTCCCTTGCGAGATCGATCGGCGCGATCTGAATGCCGTGCCGCGGACGCACGATCACCAGCGTGTCGGCCGCCAGGCGGCTGACCGCCTGATGCACCGGCGTGCGGCTGAAGCCGGTGATCTCCTGCAGGTCCTGGATTGCCAGCAGGCGGCCAGGCTTCAATTCGCAATTGATGATCAGCTCCTCGAGGCGCTCATAGGCGAGCTCGAAGAGGTTCATGCTGTTGCGACGCGGAGATTTGCTGCTTGCTAGAGACTTGCCACCCGAGGCGTCGCCGACCTTGACGAGTTTCGGGCGTGTTTGCCCACGCGCGGCCATGCGCTCCTCCTTGAGCTTTTTGCCTAAGCTCTGCGTCCAGTCTGGAATCTTCTAAAACATGTTGTGATATTTTACAACTGGGATTATGGTCCCGAAGAAGTGAGAGATCGATGCGGCGGAACTGCGCGCCCGAGCAACCCGTGGCCCATGCCGCCGATGCCCCGATCGAACGCCGAGGCGAGCCCTCTTCAGCGAGAGACGAAAAGATGAAGATTACATCCATCGAAACTCTGAGAACCGAGGAGTTCGCCAACGTCCTCTGGGTCCGCGTGCATACCGATAGCGGGCTGATCGGCCTCGGCGAAACCTTTTACGGCGCAGGAGCGGTCGAGGCGCATATCCACGAGACGCTCGCGGGGCGCCTTCTCGGCCGCAACCCGTTGCATATCGAGGCCATCCACCGCGACATGGTCAATCTGCCGATGGCGCAATCCTCGACGGGCGCCGAGTACCGCGCAGCTTCGGCGGTCGACATCGCCCTGTGGGACATTTTCGGAAAGGTCTGCAACCAGCCGGTGCACCAGATGCTCGGGGGGCTCTGCCGGGACCGATTGCGCATCTACAACACCTGCGCGGGCTATCGCTATGTCCGTTCCACCGACATCAAGCCCGTCTCCAACTGGAATGTCGGCGAGGCCGCCGGTCCGTTCGAGGACCTGGACGGCTTCATGAACCGTGCGGATGCGGTTGCGGAAAGCCTGCTCGAGAGCGGGATCACCGCGATGAAGATCTGGCCGTTCGATCCCGCCGCCATGCAGAACCAGGGCCTCTTCATCTCGGCCGAGCAGATGAGAAACGCCATTCAGCCCTTCGAAAAGATCCGCAAGGCCGTCGGCGACAAGATGGAGATCATGGTGGAGTTCCACTCGCTGTGGAACCTCCCGACGGCCAAGAAGATCGCCAAGGCGCTCGAGCCCTATGCGCCGACCTGGTTCGAAGATCCGATCCGCATGAACTCGCCTCAGGCGCTCGCCGAATATGCGCGTTCGACCGATGTCTGGGTCTGCGCCAGCGAGACGCTCGGTTCGCGCTACCCCTACAAGGAGATGCTGGAGCGCGATGCGATGCACGTGGTCATGGTCGATCTGTGCTGGACGGGCGGGTTGACCGAGGGCCGCAAGATCGCGGCCCTGGCCGAAACCTGGCATCGCCCCTTCGCGCCGCATGATTGCATCGGCCCGGTCGGATTCGCCGCGGCGGTGCACGCCTCCTTCAGCCAGCCCAACACGCTGATCCAGGAATCGGTGCGCGCCTTCTACACGGGTTGGTACAAGGAGCTGGTCACCGTGGTCCCGAGGATCAGTGACGGATACGTCTATCCGATGGAAGGCCCGGGCCTTGGGGTCGAGCTCCTGCCCGCGGTCTTCGACCGATCCGATCTCAGCGTTCGCCGCTCGGCGGCTTGAGGCATCCGCAATGTCAGTCGATCTGTTCCGGCTCGAGGGGCGTACCGCCCTGATCACCGGCTCGTCGCGTGGCCTCGGCCGGGCCATGGCGGAAGGGCTCGCGGCGGCCGGCGCCGCGATCGTGCTCAACGGCACGAACGAAGCGCG from Rhizobiales bacterium GAS188 includes:
- a CDS encoding transcriptional regulator, GntR family; translated protein: MAARGQTRPKLVKVGDASGGKSLASSKSPRRNSMNLFELAYERLEELIINCELKPGRLLAIQDLQEITGFSRTPVHQAVSRLAADTLVIVRPRHGIQIAPIDLARERVLLRLRRDIERFVVRLAAERSGPSHRNQFLHLERLLREQRASMTVGEFNVFDRRLDRYILAAAGEPFLEHTMRPLHTIFRRIGWIHHSQVKSGASLHMTIDCHLAVLNAVANRHIDRAMAASDALMDFVDTMFDVMEREIDPALLDCSLELLVPNP
- a CDS encoding L-alanine-DL-glutamate epimerase; the protein is MKITSIETLRTEEFANVLWVRVHTDSGLIGLGETFYGAGAVEAHIHETLAGRLLGRNPLHIEAIHRDMVNLPMAQSSTGAEYRAASAVDIALWDIFGKVCNQPVHQMLGGLCRDRLRIYNTCAGYRYVRSTDIKPVSNWNVGEAAGPFEDLDGFMNRADAVAESLLESGITAMKIWPFDPAAMQNQGLFISAEQMRNAIQPFEKIRKAVGDKMEIMVEFHSLWNLPTAKKIAKALEPYAPTWFEDPIRMNSPQALAEYARSTDVWVCASETLGSRYPYKEMLERDAMHVVMVDLCWTGGLTEGRKIAALAETWHRPFAPHDCIGPVGFAAAVHASFSQPNTLIQESVRAFYTGWYKELVTVVPRISDGYVYPMEGPGLGVELLPAVFDRSDLSVRRSAA
- a CDS encoding Phosphoglycerate dehydrogenase codes for the protein MVIVFHGENAASFSGGFSDLLDLPADVIVLSDVLASAADRKTYAAANVVVGTKYDASLPHPERLRLFHVPGAGYDAVDFAALPPSAVVCNCFGHEQAIAEYVMAALLSRHVPLIDADRRLRNRDWAYWAGAPERAHEEIAGKTIGLLGFGHIGKAIAARAKAFEMNVHVANRSPITSQLVDRSFTLDDLTEFWGTADFIVVSVPLTPETQGIVGAEAFASMRQSAVILNVGRGPTIDEKALYDALRNERIAGAIIDTWYRYPGLEQAEILPSALPFHELRNLIMTPHMSGWTHGTIRRRQRTIADNVMRRARGEACVNVVRPSSV